Proteins from a single region of Oncorhynchus tshawytscha isolate Ot180627B linkage group LG03, Otsh_v2.0, whole genome shotgun sequence:
- the LOC112247096 gene encoding discoidin, CUB and LCCL domain-containing protein 2-like isoform X2: protein MSGTHQSGRGFSLAYSTTEHPDLITCLDKGIHFTEAEFTRYCPAGCLTSVGEISGTIPHGYRDSSPVCLAAIHAGVVSNSVGGQISVVNSKGIPHYDGSLANNVSSTVGPLSNSLFTFKTSGCYGTLGLESGVVRDSQLFASSVWEWSDVIGKPSEWGPTGARLNGAGLPWASAHSNQQQWLQVDLKKEKRITGITTTGSSLLEYQFYVSAYRVLYSNDGQHWNIYREADATQDKIFKGNTNYLQEVRNNFIPPIEARYVRISPTQWHQRIALKFELLGCQFHQARPRIYHPARPPPPSVATDTPPMYGRTTHTPDIRNTTMPPCTINDVAFATVLVPVLVMILTTLILTTVCAWHWKNRKNSSEGAYDLSHWDRADWWKSMKQFLPSKMPEGEESVRYSSSEVGRLRVRGNTPRLRAEPAEYAQPLVNGVMTSLGQRSTFKPEEGSDPGYTDPNLYDAPMATDIYHAYAQPLPASGAEYATPIMIDIASHLSGSSTLNQPTTVSSFMGRGPASLLTRTDSGQSGRSMYDTPKSTGQATPTKDLAYQVPQSSSQKPVE, encoded by the exons ATCTGATCACCTGTCTAGACAAAGGAATCCACTTCACTGAGGCAGAGTTCACTAGATACTGTCCAGCAGGATGCCTGACGTCTGTTGGGGAGATCTCTGGGACCATACCCCACGGCTACAGAGAT tCGTCTCCAGTGTGTCTAGCAGCCATCCATGCAGGTGTGGTGTCTAACTCTGTGGGCGGTCAGATCAGTGTGGTCAACAGTAAGGGCATCCCTCACTACGATGGCTCGCTGGCTAACAACGTCTCCTCCACTGT TGGTCCCTTGTCCAACAGCCTCTTCACTTTCAAGACCAGTG gttgctATGGGACACTAGGTCTAGAATCGGGCGTTGTTAGGGACTCCCAGCTCTTTGCTTCCTCGGTGTGGGAATGGAGTGACGTGATTGGCAAACCCAGTGAGTGGGGCCCAACCGGGGCCCGCCTTAATGGGGCGGGGCTTCCCTGGGCGTCGGCTCACAGCAACCAGCAGCAGTGGCTACAGGTGGAtctgaagaaggagaagaggatcaCAGGCATCACCACTACAGGCTCCTCCCTCCTGGAGTACCAGTTCTACGTGTCAGCCTATCGGGTCCTCTACAGCAATGACGGACAGCACTGGAACATCTATCGGGAGGCAGATGCTACCCAGGACAAG ATTTTTAAAGGGAACACCAATTACCTCCAGGAGGTGCGCAATAACTTCATCCCACCAATCGAGGCGCGGTATGTGAGGATAAGCCCCACCCAGTGGCACCAGCGAATTGCCCTCAAGTTTGAGCTGCTCGGATGCCAGTTCCATCAAG CGAGGCCCCGGATATACCACCCCGCTcggcctccccctccctcagtgGCCACAGACACCCCCCCAATGTATGGCCGGACCACCCACACCCCTGACATCAGAAACACCACCATGCCTCCATGCACCATCAACG ACGTGGCGTTTGCAACGGTGTTGGTGCCGGTGTTGGTCATGATTCTGACCACCCTCATCTTGACCACGGTCTGTGCCTGGCACTGGAAGAACAG GAAGAATAGTTCAGAGGGAGCTTATGACCTGTCTCACTGGGACCGTGCAG ACTGGTGGAAGAGTATGAAGCAGTTCCTGCCATCCAAGATGCCGGAGGGGGAGGAGTCAGTCCGCTACAGCAGCAGTGAGGTGGGCCGGCTCAGAGTGAGAGGGAACACCCCCAGACTACGGGCCGAAcccgcag AGTATGCCCAGCCCCTGGTCAACGGTGTCATGACATCACTAGGTCAGAGGTCAACTTTCAAGCCAGAGGAAGGTTCTGACCCCGGCTACACGGACCCCAACCTCTACGACGCCCCCATGGCAACAGACATCTACCATGCCTACGCTCAACCCCTGCCCGCCTCCGGTGCAGAGTATGCCACGCCCATTATGATTGACATTGCAAGCCACCTATCAGGGAGCTCCACACTGAACCAGCCAACCACAGTCTCCAGCTTCATGGGCCGTGGCCCCGCCTCCCTTCTCACGAGAACAGACAGCGGGCAATCGGGGAGGTCAATGTATGACACGCCCAAGAGTACAGGACAGGCCACACCCACTAAGGATTTAGCCTATCAGGTGCCTCAGAGCAGCTCTCAGAAGCCAGTGGAGTAG
- the tmem30c gene encoding transmembrane protein 30C, with amino-acid sequence MGKAKANAGPLARRPDNSAFKQQRLPAWSPMLTAQTVLPFFYGMAIVCVLLGVWLLVTVQNTHELKVDYTHAGSCDKCFEKRKDRANANQSCNCTVVFNIENTFKGDVFFYYGLINFHQNLRQYMDSRDDGQMIGRNKNLKNPSYYCEPFIKDKNGLPIAPCGAVANSMFNDSFTLMYHSAAGSRVVPLFRKGITWYTDKNVKFRNPQVENKTLTLAQVFEGTGQPLYWQKPVYDLDPWDRNNNGFINEDLIVWMREAAFPNFKKLYGVLNRAIEPFTDGLPAGNYSVLISYNFPVEYFQGRKEVVLSTVSWFGGQNNFLPVAYLVTGCLILLLAVILTAVWWKFGKNGRNMKE; translated from the exons ATGGGCAAGGCGAAGGCCAACGCTGGGCCCCTGGCCCGGAGGCCTGATAACTCTGCTTTCAAACAGCAGAGACTGCCTGCCTGGTCCCCCATGCTCACAGCTCAAACCGTCCTGCCTTTCTTCTACGGTATGGCcattgtgtgtgtgctgctgggaGTGTGGCTACTTGTCACCGTGCAGAATACACATGAACTGAAG GTAGACTACACACACGCAGGGTCATGTGATAAGTGTTTTGAGAAGCGTAAAGACCGTGCCAATGCGAACCAGAGCTGCAACTGCACTGTGGTGTTTAACATTGAGAACACGTTCAag GGAGATGTGTTCTTCTATTACGGCCTGATCAACTTCCACCAGAACCTCCGGCAATACATGGACTCCAGGGATGATGGACAGATGATTGGGAGAAATAAAAACCTCAAG aacCCGAGCTACTATTGCGAGCCCTTCATAAAGGATAAGAACGGACTCCCTATTGCCCCTTGTGGGGCTGTGGCCAACAGCATGTTCAACG ACTCCTTCACTCTGATGTACCACTCAGCAGCAGGCAGTCGGGTGGTTCCTCTATTCAGGAAGGGCATCACCTGGTACACCGACAAGAACGTCAAGTTCCGCAACCCACAGGTGGAGAACAAAACCCTAACGTTAGCACAGGTGTTTGAAG GCACGGGCCAGCCTCTGTACTGGCAGAAGCCTGTGTATGACCTGGACCCCTGGGACCGCAACAACAACGGCTTCATCAACGAGGACCTCATCGTGTGGATGAGGGAGGCTGCCTTCCCCAACTTCAAGAAGCTCTACGGGGTCCTAAACCGAGCCATAGAACCCTTCACCGATGGGCTGCCGGCTGGAAACTACAGCGTCCTTATCTCCTACA ACTTCCCAGTGGAGTACTTCCAGGGCAGAAAGGAAGTGGTCCTGTCCACAGTCAGCTGGTTTGGGGGTCAGAACAACTTCCTGCCCGTAGCCTACCTGGTCACAGGCTGTCTCATCCTGCTCCTCGCTGTCATCCTCACCGCCGTCTGGTGGAAGTTTGGTAAGAACGGACGGAATATGAAGGAGTGA
- the cmss1 gene encoding protein CMSS1 isoform X2, giving the protein MGDDLGDDWWEQKGNSDSPVGEESEEPEKQPTEQASPREKKGKKRKSVIETPVPVKKKTALKSQTECFMAQEKKEDEGEKKPKKKRKKKKKTITDVLATSDPKPGSPVDLQSLVLEHFKDKRSVIELEELKLQESCFVRSNDLTHSLSSYLKEICPKWAKVQKQHTEKSSVVLLIVCSAALRVIELIKQLTTFKGEAKVLKLFAKHIKVEEQVKLLQTRVTHIGVGTPGRLSALIEKEGLTLPPLRFLVLDWNWRDQKLRRMVDVPEVKGDLLKLLDMGILKGCREGKVKVGLF; this is encoded by the exons ATTCCCCcgtgggagaggagagtgaagaacCGGAGAAACAGCCCACAGAGCAAGCATCCCCAcgggagaagaaaggaaagaagaGGAAGAGTGTAATAGAAACCCCAGTCCCGGTCAAGAAGAAGACTGCACTG AAATCACAGACTGAGTGTTTTATGGCTCAGGAGAAGAAAGAGGATGAAGGAGAAAAAAAGCCCAAGAAAAAGAGAAAG aagaagaagaagacgatCACAGACGTCCTCGCCACCTCGGACCCCAAACCGGGCTCTCCAGTTGACCTGCAGAGCCTGGTTCTAGAACACTTCAAAGATAAACGCTCCGTCATCGAGCTGGAGGAGCTCAAACTACAGG AGTCCTGCTTCGTGAGGAGTAATGACCTCACACACAGCCTCTCCTCCTACCTGAAAGAAA TTTGTCCCAAATGGGCTAAGGTCCAGAAGCAGCACACAGAGAAGAGTTCTGTGGTTCTGCTCATCGTCTGTAGCGCCGCGCTAAGAGTCATCGAGCTCATCAA ACAGTTAACCACCTTCAAGGGAGAGGCCAAAGTGCTGAAGCTGTTTGCAAAGCACATCAAG GTAGAGGAGCAGGTGAAGCTCCTACAGACGAGGGTGACACACATTGGGGTGGGGACGCCAGGGAGACTGAGCGCCCTCATTGAGAAAG AGGGTCTGACCCTGCCTCCCCTGCGTTTCCTGGTTCTGGACTGGAACTGGAGAGACCAGAAGCTTCGCAGGATGGTGGATGTTCCTGAG GTCAAAGGTGACTTGTTGAAGCTGCTGGATATGGGAATCTTGAAAGGATGTAGGGAAGGAAAAGTGAAAGTGGGACTGTTCTGA
- the cmss1 gene encoding protein CMSS1 isoform X1 has product MPSPHKHFQNRLKAPSSLEMSLFIEGTVDSPVGEESEEPEKQPTEQASPREKKGKKRKSVIETPVPVKKKTALKSQTECFMAQEKKEDEGEKKPKKKRKKKKKTITDVLATSDPKPGSPVDLQSLVLEHFKDKRSVIELEELKLQESCFVRSNDLTHSLSSYLKEICPKWAKVQKQHTEKSSVVLLIVCSAALRVIELIKQLTTFKGEAKVLKLFAKHIKVEEQVKLLQTRVTHIGVGTPGRLSALIEKEGLTLPPLRFLVLDWNWRDQKLRRMVDVPEVKGDLLKLLDMGILKGCREGKVKVGLF; this is encoded by the exons ATTCCCCcgtgggagaggagagtgaagaacCGGAGAAACAGCCCACAGAGCAAGCATCCCCAcgggagaagaaaggaaagaagaGGAAGAGTGTAATAGAAACCCCAGTCCCGGTCAAGAAGAAGACTGCACTG AAATCACAGACTGAGTGTTTTATGGCTCAGGAGAAGAAAGAGGATGAAGGAGAAAAAAAGCCCAAGAAAAAGAGAAAG aagaagaagaagacgatCACAGACGTCCTCGCCACCTCGGACCCCAAACCGGGCTCTCCAGTTGACCTGCAGAGCCTGGTTCTAGAACACTTCAAAGATAAACGCTCCGTCATCGAGCTGGAGGAGCTCAAACTACAGG AGTCCTGCTTCGTGAGGAGTAATGACCTCACACACAGCCTCTCCTCCTACCTGAAAGAAA TTTGTCCCAAATGGGCTAAGGTCCAGAAGCAGCACACAGAGAAGAGTTCTGTGGTTCTGCTCATCGTCTGTAGCGCCGCGCTAAGAGTCATCGAGCTCATCAA ACAGTTAACCACCTTCAAGGGAGAGGCCAAAGTGCTGAAGCTGTTTGCAAAGCACATCAAG GTAGAGGAGCAGGTGAAGCTCCTACAGACGAGGGTGACACACATTGGGGTGGGGACGCCAGGGAGACTGAGCGCCCTCATTGAGAAAG AGGGTCTGACCCTGCCTCCCCTGCGTTTCCTGGTTCTGGACTGGAACTGGAGAGACCAGAAGCTTCGCAGGATGGTGGATGTTCCTGAG GTCAAAGGTGACTTGTTGAAGCTGCTGGATATGGGAATCTTGAAAGGATGTAGGGAAGGAAAAGTGAAAGTGGGACTGTTCTGA